One Phaseolus vulgaris cultivar G19833 chromosome 2, P. vulgaris v2.0, whole genome shotgun sequence DNA window includes the following coding sequences:
- the LOC137809893 gene encoding uncharacterized protein, with the protein MSVICCNNVDGIISVIGSNNTDGNISFIGGDNTDGTISVIGGNKTDSTISVMGGNNTDGTISVMGGNNTDGTISVIVFLVGIIVMDPLVLSVGIILREPSLLILGIILSVTSVLLVGIIVMLPSVLFVGIILMEPSIDGPISVIGGNNTDGTITVNPGYNTDGTITVNCGKNSDGTINVIGGNNTDGTMSCTISVIGGNITDGTISVKGQSNTDGNIIVIGGNNTDGTISVIGGNNTEGTINVITGNNTSAIGDNNTDGTINFIGGNNTYCRISVMCGNNTDGTIRVIGGNNTDFTISVIGGNETDGTISVIGGNNFDGTINVISCNNTDCTISVIGGNNTDGTISVIRGNNTNGTIGVIRGNNTNATITVIRGDNTNGTFTVIRGNNTDGTISVIGGNNTDGTISVNDGNNTECNISAIGGNNSDATISVRIILMVPVMLLVAIILMIPSVVIGGNNSDGPISVIGGNNTDGTITVNPGNNTDGTITFNCGNNSDGTINVIGGNNTDGTMSVICGNNTDGIISVIGGNKTDGTISVIGGKNTHGTISVNGGNNTDGTISVIGGNKTDGTINVIDGNNTDGTISVPSVLLVTDGTISAIGGNNIDGTITINGGNNIDATISVIGGNNTDGITSVICRNNTDGTLSVIGGNNTNATISVIGGNKTDGTISAICGNNTDGTNSVIGGNNIDGGNNTDGTTVLLVGIMLMEPSLLLVGIILMET; encoded by the exons ATGAGTGTTATTTGTTGCAATAATGTTGATGGTATCATTAGTGTTATTGGtagcaataatactgatggtaacATCAGTTTTATTGGTGGcgataatactgatggtaccatcagtgttattggtgggaataagaCTGATAGTACAATCAGTGTTAtgggtggcaataatactgatggtacaatcagtgttatgggtggcaataatactgatggtacaatcagtgttattg tgttcttggtgggaataatagtgATGGACCCATTAGTGTTAtcggtgggaataatactgaggGAACCATCACTGTTAATCCTAGGAATAATACTGAGTGTAACATCAGTgctattggtgggaataatagtgatgctaccatcagtgttatttgtgggaataatactgatggaaccatcaAT tgatggacccattagtgttattggtgggaataatactgatggaaccatcaCTGTTAATCCTGGGTataatactgatggaaccatcaCTGTTAATTGTGGGAAAAAttctgatggtaccatcaatgttattggtggcaataatactgatggtaccatgagt tgtaccatcagtgttattggtggtaATATTACTGATGGTACTATCAGTGTTAAGGGTCAGAGTAATACTGATGGTAACATCattgttattggtggcaataatactgatggtaccatcagtgttattggtgggaataatactgaaggtaccatcaatgttattacTGGTAATAATACAAG TGCTATTGGTgacaataatactgatggtaccatcaattttattggtgggaataatacttaTTGTAGGATCAGTGTTATgtgtgggaataatactgatggtaccatcagagttataggtgggaataatactgattttaccatcagtgttattggtggcaatgaAACTGATGGTAcgatcagtgttattggtggcaataattttgatggtaccatcaatgttattagttgcaataatactgattgtaccatcagtgttattggtggtaataatactgatggtaccatcagtgttattcgtggcaataatactaatggtaccatcgGTGTTATTCGTGGCAATAATACTAATGCTACCATCACTGTTATTCGTGGCGATAATACTAATGGTACCTTCACTGTTATtcgtggcaataatactgatggtaccatcagtgttattggtgggaataatactgatggaaccatcagTGTTAATGATGGGAATAATACTGAGTGTAACATTAGTgctattggtgggaataatagtgatgctaccatcagt GTgagaataatactgatggtaccagtaatgttattggtggcaataatactaatgataccatcagt tgttattggtgggaataatagtgatggacccattagtgttattggtgggaataatactgatggaaccatcaCTGTTAATcctgggaataatactgatggaaccatcaCTTTTAATTGTGGGAATAAttctgatggtaccatcaatgttattggtggcaataatactgatggtaccatgagtgttatttgtggcaataatactgatggtatcatcagtgttattggtggcaataagactgatggtaccatcagtgttattggtgggaagaATACTCATGGAACCATCAGTGTTaatggtggcaataatactgatggtaccatcagtgttattggtggcaataaaactgatggtaccatcaatgttattgatggcaataatactgatggtaccatcagtgtaccttcagtgttattggtg actgatggtacaatcagtgCTATTGGTGGAAATAATATTGATGGCACCATCACTAttaatggtgggaataatattgatgctaccattagtgttattggtggcaataatactgatggtatcACGAGTGTTATTTGtaggaataatactgatggtacactcagtgttattggtgggaataatactaatgctaccatcagtgttattggtggcaataaaaCCGATGGTACCATAAGTGCTATttgtggcaataatactgatggtactaacagtgttattggtggcaataatattgatg gtggcaataatactgatggtaccacagtgttattggtgggaataatgcTGATGGAACCATcattgttattggtgggaataatattgatggaaacatga